In Prunus dulcis unplaced genomic scaffold, ALMONDv2, whole genome shotgun sequence, the following are encoded in one genomic region:
- the LOC117613540 gene encoding uncharacterized protein At2g29880-like has protein sequence MVDAANYGWHDSNDLPSKQIVESKILPWDSISKKFTATEEVWQDYFKSHPSQVHLQRETFADYEDLVIAIGNGTTTGKNSIGLGDDTDARTYQVGESRPTRLQDTNEAFVPSQNETPYQTLSSGNFTSSPFLDTNLEAPLEKLSPRKKLKPSLKQILSSVETITRDELVVHLIGPSLDAIKETPNLDNRARYKALGLVHKLGIKNVFLRMLLEEHLEWILYNME, from the exons CACGATTCTAATGATTTGCCAAGCAAGCAAATAGTAGAAAGCAAGATACTTCCT TGGGACTCCATCTCAAAGAAATTCACAGCTACTGAAGAAGTATGGCAAGATTACTTTAAG TCCCACCCAAGTCAAGTGCATCTTCAAAGAGAAACATTTGCAGACTATGAGGATTTGGTAATTGCAATTGGCAATGGAACGACTACTGGGAAAAACTCAATTGGACTTGGTGATGATACCGATGCTAGAACGTACCAAGTTGGAGAAAGTAGACCTACCAGATTGCAGGATACCAATGAGGCATTTGTACCAAGTCAAAATGAAACGCCATACCAAACTTTGTCATCTGGTAATTTTACTTCATCACCTTTTCTAGACACAAATTTGGAGGCTCCATTAGAAAAGCTCTCTCcaagaaagaaactaaaacCGAGTCTGAAGCAAATACTAAGTTCAGTTGAGACCATAACTCGAGATGAGCTG GTTGTACATCTCATAGGTCCGTCCCTGGATGCTATCAAGGAGACTCCAAACTTGGATAATCGTGCTCGTTACAAAGCGCTTGGGCTGGTTCATAAGTTGGGAATAAAAAATGTGTTCCTGAGAATGTTACTTGAGGAGCACTTAGAATGGATACTATACAATATGGAATGA